The following coding sequences are from one Eucalyptus grandis isolate ANBG69807.140 chromosome 11, ASM1654582v1, whole genome shotgun sequence window:
- the LOC104425926 gene encoding uncharacterized protein LOC104425926: protein MMKRVDRRKDTTTLPVVTRDEEGKKRVAKIEVEAHKVDTVKYLERKLMDKGVQRMERHPADGLGGIGRPPPKSGRGGKYTWEGPEDPAESELAPTPPAIDEKDPNYVDEEAEEKVIRGEDGEVAGLVVGEVEVPKAHEVGVARIEVDPNLKVFQQED from the coding sequence ATGATGAAGCGTGTCGACCGCAGGAAAGATACCACGACGCTCCCCGTCGTGACCCGCGATGAGGAAGGCAAGAAGAGGGTGGCGAAGATAGAGGTGGAGGCTCACAAAGTGGACACCGTCAAATACTTAGAGAGGAAGCTGATGGACAAGGGCGTGCAGCGGATGGAGCGCCACCCTGCCGATGGCCTTGGCGGCATCGGCCGCCCACCGCCCAAGTCCGGTCGCGGCGGTAAGTACACGTGGGAGGGACCGGAGGATCCAGCAGAGAGCGAGCTGGCCCCGACGCCACCGGCAATAGACGAGAAGGATCCGAACTACGTGGATGAGGAAGCGGAGGAGAAGGTGATCAGAGGGGAGGACGGGGAGGTGGCCGGGCTGGTGGTGGGGGAGGTGGAGGTGCCCAAGGCTCACGAGGTCGGGGTCGCGAGGATCGAAGTTGATCCTAACTTGAAGGTGTTTCAACAGGAGGATTGA